One stretch of Arachis hypogaea cultivar Tifrunner chromosome 20, arahy.Tifrunner.gnm2.J5K5, whole genome shotgun sequence DNA includes these proteins:
- the LOC112784177 gene encoding uncharacterized protein At4g19900, translating into MTWISPLKAFGVRELLSVESMFKSHREACLVIVSKSMDSDTGTQILNPFVKKGFRVTASAPDFKYIFKGTHAESWFQKLKEGNVNPGEVFLGQNLSNLLRLALLYKFGGAYIEADVVVLKIFSKLRNTIGALNLDPRTGEWSRLNNAVLVFDKKHPLLFKFIQEFALTFDGNKWGHNGPYLILRVVSRVRRNQQEGFEKTKGMVSNVTSPFYL; encoded by the coding sequence ATGACTTGGATTTCACCATTGAAGGCATTTGGTGTAAGAGAATTGCTTTCCGTGGAGAGCATGTTCAAGTCTCACCGTGAAGCTTGTTTGGTCATAGTTTCAAAGTCAATGGACTCTGACACAGGAACTCAGATTCTGAATCCTTTTGTGAAAAAAGGATTCAGGGTCACTGCCAGTGCACCTGATTTCAAATACATATTCAAGGGAACTCATGCTGAATCATGGTTTCAAAAGTTAAAGGAAGGGAATGTGAACCCCGGTGAAGTTTTCTTGGGACAAAACCTCTCCAATTTGCTTAGGCTTGCATTGTTGTACAAGTTTGGAGGTGCATACATTGAGGCTGATGTAGTGGTCTTGAAGATCTTCTCCAAATTAAGGAACACAATTGGAGCTCTGAATCTTGATCCAAGAACTGGTGAATGGAGTCGTTTGAACAATGCAGTGTTGGTATTTGACAAGAAGCACCCTTTGCTTTTCAAGTTCATTCAAGAATTTGCACTCACTTTTGATGGGAATAAATGGGGTCATAATGGTCCTTACTTGATTTTAAGGGTGGTTTCTAGGGTGAGAAGGAACCAGCAAGAAGGGTTTGAGAAAACCAAAGGCATGGTTTCCAACGTAACAAGTCCCTTCTATCTTTAA